The genomic interval AGATAGACGCCGATGACGTTCGAGCGCGCGGTCGCGTCGAGGCCGAGGCCGTAGCCGAGCGACGAGTCGGTGCCGGCGTACGTGGACAGGGGCCCCTGTGCGCCGAGCAGACTGATCCCGACGAGGAACGCGGTCGCCTGCACCGGCCACATCTCGGGCTTGCGCAGCACGCGGATGTCGACCGCCGGGTCATCCTGGCGCAGCTCGTACCGGACGAACCACGCGAACACCGCGATTCCGGCCGCGAGCAGGCCCACCACCCACCACCAGGCCTCGGGCCCGAGGGCGAGCTCGCCGATCATCCGCATGTAGACCAGCGCACCCGTCACGAGCAGCAGTCCCCACGCGAGGATGACGAAGCCGCCTGTGTCGAGCGAGCGCCCGGGAAGCGGCGTCGACTCCGGCACGGCGAGCCAGATGACGATCGCGATGAGCGTCACCGCGATCGCCGGGACCATGAGGGTCACTCTGAGGTCACCGGAGGTGGCGGCGAAGATCCGGCCGGCGGCCAGCGCGCCGATGATCGCGCCCGCCTCCAGGCCGACCACGAGCAGTCCCGCTGCGCGCCGCGTCGTCGATACGCCGCGGTTCTGCGTTCGGCCGCGTTCGAAGATGAGCGCGATCTCGAGCGGCAGCCAGACGACGTAGAAGCCTTGGAGCGCCCACGCGATGAGGAAAGTCCAGAACGTCCCCGCGAACACCAGCCACCAGCTCGCGCCGGCTGTCAGGATCGCTGCGATGAGCAGGATCTTCTTGTGCCCGTACATGTCGCCGAGCTTCGCGAGCACCGGAAGGACGAGAGCGGACAGCAGGAGCTGAGCCGCCTCGAACCAGTTGACGTCGGCGTCGCGGATGCCGAGGGCAACGACGATGTCGCTGAACAGGGGCACGTAGTAGCCCTGCAGGATGCCGCTCGTGAGCTCGACGAGGATGAACCAGCCGATGAGGCCGGCGGTGATTCCGAGAGCGGAGCCGCGCAGGCGATGAGCGACGGGGGCGCGTGACACGAGGGCGAGCGTAACACCGCCGCGGCCCTACGCTGGAGACGGACCAGGTGCTGCGAAAGAGGGGACCACCGTGGCGGAAGCGACCGGCGAACGGGAACATCTGACATGGGAGGCGTTCGGCGAAGCCGCTCGCGACCTCGCACGATCTGTCCTCGCCGACGGCTTCGCCCCCGAGGTGGTGGTCGCGATCGCGCGGGGTGGTCTGCTTCCGGCCGGAGCCATCGCCTATGCGCTCGGTGTGAAGAGCTGCGGCGCGCTCAACGTCGAGTTCTACACCGGCATCGGCACGGTTCTGGATGCCCCCGAGGTGCTGCCCCCGGCCCTCGACATCGATTTCCTCGAAGGACGACGGGTCCTCCTCGTCGACGACGTCGCCGACAGCGGACGCACTCTCGCGCTGGCAGTCGAGCTGCTGCGTGCCCGCCACGCCGACGTGAGGTCCGTCACCCTCTACACGAAGCCCGGATCCATCGCCATGCCGGACTACTCATGGCGCGAGACGGGTCTGTGGATCGACTTCCCCTGGTCGTGGCAGGGCACGGTGCAGGGCACGGAGGGAGCCTGAGGCATGGCGATGACCCTGCCCGAGCTCGCGGATGCCGGTGTGATCGACTCCGGCTGGGCGGAGGCTCTCGCGCCTGTCGGCCCCGACATCGCCGCGCTGGGTGATCGGCTGCGGGCGGAGGTCGCGGCAGGGCGGAGCTATCTCCCCGCGGGTGACCGCGTGCTGCGGGCATTCCAGCGTCCACTGGCCGACGTCAAGGTGCTGATCGTCGGGCAGGATCCGTATCCGACCCCGGGACATCCGATCGGGCTGTCGTTCGCGGTCGAAGCGCATGTGCGACCGCTCCCGCGCAGCCTCTCGAACATCTACCAAGAGCTGGAGTCCGATCT from Microbacterium pumilum carries:
- a CDS encoding MFS transporter, which translates into the protein MSRAPVAHRLRGSALGITAGLIGWFILVELTSGILQGYYVPLFSDIVVALGIRDADVNWFEAAQLLLSALVLPVLAKLGDMYGHKKILLIAAILTAGASWWLVFAGTFWTFLIAWALQGFYVVWLPLEIALIFERGRTQNRGVSTTRRAAGLLVVGLEAGAIIGALAAGRIFAATSGDLRVTLMVPAIAVTLIAIVIWLAVPESTPLPGRSLDTGGFVILAWGLLLVTGALVYMRMIGELALGPEAWWWVVGLLAAGIAVFAWFVRYELRQDDPAVDIRVLRKPEMWPVQATAFLVGISLLGAQGPLSTYAGTDSSLGYGLGLDATARSNVIGVYLVSLIFGAVLFAITSRRANPRVILIAASALVGIGYTLFLPFHLELWQVLLNLSIAGIGSGALVAALPAAAAAAAPLGQTGIASALTNTTKTIGGTFASAVFGVVLAAGAGAVVGQTAGSLGGYMAVWAICAGGGFAAAAVLFFVPKVAFADTLPEESDAVAGETEVR
- a CDS encoding phosphoribosyltransferase, coding for MAEATGEREHLTWEAFGEAARDLARSVLADGFAPEVVVAIARGGLLPAGAIAYALGVKSCGALNVEFYTGIGTVLDAPEVLPPALDIDFLEGRRVLLVDDVADSGRTLALAVELLRARHADVRSVTLYTKPGSIAMPDYSWRETGLWIDFPWSWQGTVQGTEGA